The region TAGTGGTGGCGTAGGGGTTATAGCCATAATCAGCGAGCAGGAAGACGACAGGGTCGAAGCCACCTTCCTGGGAAACCTTTAGCGGCTCGGAACTCAGGTAGCCCTGTTGGGCGGAGGTGGTGTCGGCTAGGAAGGGGCCGGGGTTGAAGTTGTAGGGACGTTTTTGATCCTCGGTGAAACCATACTTGGCTTCCAGAAAGGGCCAATAGGTGACGTTGGCGGCCGATGAAATGAAGATGGGGCGGCCCTTCAGGTCTTCGAGACTGGTCACGCCGGTGTCGGGATGAGCCAGCAAGACTTGGGGATCTTTTTGGAAAATGGCGGCCACGGTAATTTTAGGAATGTTTTCGGCTACCGCTGCGATCGCATCGGAGGCATAGCCCATAAAGAAATCAATGGCACCACCCATGAGCAGTTGGGTGCCATTCACCTGAGGGCCACCCATTTGAATGGTGACGTCGAGTCCATAGTCTTCATAAATGCCGGTGGCAACGGCTTGATAATAGCCGCCATGCTCCCCTTGGGCATACCAGTTGGTGCCAAAGGTAAGTGGGGTGAGGTCGCCGCTGGCTGCTGCCTCAGGAGCCGCTTCAGGCGTCGGCTCGGTGCTGGTAGGCTGGTTACCGGTGCAGGCTGCCAAGACGCTAGTGCCAAGGGTGATTGCACCATATTGCAGCAACCGCCGCCGACTCAGATGGACGATGCGACGACTGGGGTACCACAAATCACTCATGCTCTGTCTCCTAATGCGCTTGCCGCTTCGCTAGATTAATTGTGTTTATTCTAGAGTCTGATTTTAATTCTCGCTTAACCTGCAAGCTGTTGCCTAAGCAGCAAGATGCTAGGTAATGGGGGAGCGATTGCCCCTGCTAATGCGATCGCAGCTCTTTAACTCGATGGATCACCCAGTCCATCACCTGATGCCCTAGGCGCACATCATTGAGGCGATCGATTTCTCGAATGCCGGTGGGGCTGGTGACATTCACCTCGGTCAAGTAGCCGCCGATGATATCAATGCCGACAAAAAACAAGCCGTCTCGCTGCAGGGTAGGAGCCAGTTGGCGACAGATATCCAGCTCGCGATCGGTGATCTCTACCGCCGCCACCCGACCGCCCACAGCCATATTGCCGCGAAATTCTTTGCCGGTAGGGATGCGGTTGACTGCGCCAATGGGATCGCCGTTCAGCACAATAATCCGCTTATCGCCCTCTTTGGCCGCAGGTAGATAGGTTTGCACCATGACCGGATACTGGCCGCGCTGGGTGCTGATTTCGATGAGAGAGTTGAAGTTGCGATCGCTCGATTCCAAAAATAAAATGCCTTCGCCAGCTTTCCCGCCCAAGGGCTTGAGCACACCCGCCCCCTGCTGTTCCACAAAGTCACGGATCACGTCTTTATCGCTACTGACGATGGTGTCGGGAATCGCCTCGGTGAACTGCAGGGCATACATTTTCTCATTGGCGGCCCGCAACCCTGCCGGGGAATTCACCACCAGGGTCTGGCTCGGATCCACCGCATCGAGCACGTAGGTGGCGTAGAGATAGGGAATGGTCACGGGCGGGTCTGTGCGCATGAAGACCGCCGCCATCTCCGTGAGCGGCAGACGCTGGCGATCGCCTAGGGTATACCACGGTGTCGCCGCCACCCAGCGACCCTCCACCAAGTCCACGGGGGTCAGTGTTACCGGGGTTAGGGTGGCATAGGCTTGCCCACCCGCCACGCTGAGCTCTGCCGCCGTGGTCACCCATACGTCATGACCCAACTGCTGGGCGGCTTCCATGAGCGCCACGCTGGTGTCATGGCCCGGATCAAGGCGCTCAATCGGGTCGATGATAAATGCAAACTTCACTGGGCGATTCTCCGCGCATGAAACTCTGCACTGCACCCTAGCGATGCAGTACAGCAGTCAGTGTACTACGTACTACGGTTGAGACTTAGGCAACTTGCAGCATGGTATCGAGTTGCCCTTGGCGTTCGAGGTCATGCAGGTCATCGCAACCGCCCACATGCTGGTCGTTGATAAAAATTTGGGGGAGCGATCGCCGGCCGTGGGCCCGAGCTGCCATCTCGCCCCGCGCAGCTTCGTCGCCATCAATACAGAATTCGGTGTAGTCAATGCCCTTACGCTCCAGCAACATCTTGGCCCGAATGCAAAAGGGGCAAGTACTCCAGGTATAGATTTCAACCGTTGCAGTCATGGCATGTGTCCTGCGAAATTAACATTTCTTCAATATTAGTCTAGAGCATGGGTCTCGGGCCAGGCTAGCGGGCCGGCTCAGTGGCCAGAATAGCGTCCAAAATCGGAGCGCTGCCAAACCGAATCACGTCAGTACAGGGCAATTGGGTTTCGTCCTGCACATCAGCGATCGCCTGTCTGGCATCAGACTCCGTCAAGCCAAAGGTATTCAAGGCCACGGCGACGATCTTGGGAGCTGTAAACGCTCCGCCCGCCGCTGCCACCGCTTCGTAGATCTGCACCACGCTAGATAGGGGCGGAATCAACACCTGGGGCAGGTTGTGAATATGGGTGAGACCAGCGCGGTGGACTAAAACCAGATGGGTGGGCTGGCTGCCCCGCAGCAGCGGCAGGGTAGCGGTGGAGGCGGGGTTAAAGAAAGAGCCCTGGCCTTCAATCCACACAAGATCGCAATCTTGCCCCTGGGACAACACCGCCTGCTCCACAGCACCTGAGGCAAAGTCAATGCGCACGGCGTCTAGAGCCACGCCGCCATAGCCCAGCATCAGACCCGTTTGCCCGGTGGCCACAAAGGCCGATCGCAATCCCGTAGACAGGGCCGCTTGGTGGAGTTCAATGCCGGCAGACATTTTGCCCACGGCCATATCCGTACCCACGGCGAGAATTCGCCTGCTGGGGAGCGATCGCGCCTGCCCGCTGCCCACCGATAACCCCTGGGGCTCACGGCGCACATCCCAAATCCACTGGGAAGGCGTGAGTAGCGATTGCAGCTCTGGATCATCCGCCAGGCTGGTGTGTAAGCCATTCACCACCGATAGACCAGCGGACAGAGCGGTCCGCACTTCTTGACGCAGTGGTTCCGGTAAGCTTCCCCCAGAGGGAGCAATGCCGATGGCTAAAACGTCGGGCTGATAGGCGAGGGCATCGTTGACCGAGGCGACGATAGGCGTGGGACGTTGAATGCCCGTCCAGTCTGCTAGGGATTGCCCAGCGGTTTGGTGGTCAATCACCACGACCACTGGCATTTGTCCGTAGCGCAGGAGGGAAATGCCGGTTTTGCCTCGGCCAGTTTTGATGCCGTCGTGCATCAGGATGGCCACTCGATGCTGAGGGGTGAGCATAGCTGGGTTGCTTGAAGGAAGGAATAGATGACGCTTCGATGGTGAGGTTAGGCGATCGCTAGATCCACAAGGGGCGATCGCTCCACCCCTAGGCCTGGCTGATTATTGGGGCTGAGGATTCCCTCCGTAAGGGTTGCACCCATAAAGGGATCATCCACAAGATTGAGATGGCTATCTAAATCTAAATGGGTGGCAAAGGGGGCCAGTTGGGCGGCGGCGGTGTTGGATAAACTGCTGTCGGAATAGCAGCCCAGCATAATCTGTAGACCACAGGCTCGGGCGGTATGCACCATGCGCAGAGCTTCGGTGAGACCGCCTGACTTCATCAGCTTGATGTTGATCCCATGCACCCGATCGGCAAGGGCAGGAATATCGACACTGGTGAAGCAGCTTTCGTCTACAAAAATGGGCAAGGGCGATCGCTCGTAGAGCATCGGTAAGTCAGCCTCCTGTCCGGCATCCAGGGGTTGCTCCAGGTAGGTGACGCCTCGTTCCGCCAGCCATCGGCTCATGGTCAACGCATCGGTCAAGCTCCAGCCGCCGTTGGCATCGACGCTCCACTTTAGACCTGGAGGGGCGATCGCCTGTAGGGCAGAGAACATCGCCTGATCAGCATCAAGTCCTGCAGCGTTGCCCAATTTGACCTTAACGGCCCCCACCGGCGCAGACTGTAGCCAATGCTGCAATCGCTGCTGGGCCGCCTCCGGGCTGCTGATGCCAATGGTGACAGAGGTAGGGGGAATCTGATGGCGATCGCCTCCCCAAAGTTGCCAAATCGGTAGACCGATGCGCTTGCCGATCCAGTCATGGCGAGCCATATCCAGGGCCGCTCGGGCCGCCGAAGGCAGAGCAACTTGATCCATCGCCTGCTCCAAAGCCATGAGATCAAAGGGCGATCGCTTGTCTAGGAGGGGAGCCAGTCGGGCTAGCCCGGCCGTTAAGTCCTCCGTAGTTTGGTGATGGTCACCGATGGAAAACGGTGCGGCCTCCCCCCAACCCTCTAGTCCATCGGCCCTAAGCCGTAGCCATAGATTGGTGGAAGTAGAGGTCGTGCCCCGGCTAATAGTTAAGGCAAATCGTTTATGAACGGTAAAGGTATCAACTTGAATCTGCATCGCTGATGGAGCCTAGCCCGGATGGCACAATGAACAGTATGGATGACATTGTATAGTGAGGCTGACTCATCCCAGCCTGTCCAGACTGTTTGTATAGGTTGGGGCAGACGGTTTCGCTTGCTTGATTCTTCATGCCCTGATCAATCCAGCAGTGGTTTTGGGGCATGGGGTGGCGGCTTGCCCAGCTTTTGGGTAGCGTTGAAGATTCAAGCGTTCATTCTGCCCTCAGACTAGGGCAAACTACCAGCAAAGTGTGAGGCAACGATAAGGTGGATGCTAGATTAGATCGACTAGAATCAATTGTTCAACAAATTGGCGAATCTGTGATTGCCACCTCAGAAACCGTCGAACAAATGGCTACGCGTGTAGATACGCTTGCAGGGCAGGTTCAGCAACAGGGATACCAGATTTTTGCCCTCAGCGATGCCATCCAAACCCTGGCCGAAAACCAAGATGTGATGCTAGAGCGGCTCGATCGCTTGACCGATTCCCTACAGCGGTTGGTGGCTGCCATTGATGATGAGGCCCATGGCTAACCGGCCTGTTCATGGCCTGTGAGATAAAACCAAGTGACGAGGAGGATGCAACTTCAATACACTGTGATCTGGATGTGAATCTCGCCAGCGACCCGTTGCCGTTGTTCCGAGGTCGATTGTTTCGAGGTCGAGCGGTGGCTGCGGCTGAGATCAGTAGTTTGACGTGATCTCAATCAGGACGCATACCCCGCAATAGGACACACTTTAGGATAGGTTGCCGACGGTCGGCACTAGAGACTCCTCGGTTGATGTTATGCCCTTCCCCCGGGCTTGAGACCGATGTAAAACAGCTTTTTTAAGGATTCATGCGTTATGCCATTGGCTGAGGAATTGATGCAAAGCTGGCGATCGCGCCTCGAAGCCGATTGTTCAGACCAGCCCCCTGCTAGCCGAGAAAGCATTATCCGGTGGCTCTTTGGTGCTGATTTAGAACGGTTTGATTCGTTCGGTCGTGAGGATCTGGCTATTGCTCAGCAGGCCATGGATTATCGCTACCGGATCTTGCAGCAGCGCTATCTACGGGTACACCAGGCGCAGGCCTACAAGCAACTGCTACAGCGCCTGGGCAGCCTATTCCTGATTCGCAGCAAAATTCGCACCTGGGTGGCCCTGTCCCGCGATCGCCACCGAACAGTCATGGATGTGCTGCAGGAAGTCATCCAAGAAATGATCCAAAGCGATCGCTACATGGGTCAGCAGATGCGCTGGATCTCAGAATGCACCCCCAGTTCTCGTCTGCGCAATGCCTTAATGTTGGCCAGCGTTGAAGAATATTGCCTGCGGCCCATTCGCAATCAACCCCTGCTGGTCTACCGGTTTGTGAACTATCTGCGGCGATCCCAGCGGGCCGGGATGACCCAAGTGCCGTCGGGAGACTTGATCCGTCTGGTGTCAGAAGAGATCACGCCCGATGATTCTGACAATCCAGTCAGCTTACTGGATAACCAAGCGATCGCCGACTATCAAGATCAGCAGGTTTGGACGGAACAACAGGTGCTTCGGGATCAGGTCAAACATCAGTTTGCCGACTATCTGCGAGAACAGGTGGATCCCTTAGCAGCTCAATGGTTAGAACTCTACCTAGAAGGACAGTCCCAGGAAGCGATCGCAACCATGCTGAAGGTGCCCATCAAGCAAATCTATCGCCTCCGAGAAAAAATTAGCTATCATGCCGTGCGGGTGTTTGGGCTCAAGCACAACCCCGATATGGTCATGGCTTGGCTGGGCACATCTCTCAAGGAGCATAGTTTAGGTTTAACGCCAGAACAATGGACAATCTACTGGGATGACCTGTCACCCACCCAGCGCCGTCTGCTAGAACTATTAAAAGCCGATCAAACCACAGAAGCGATCGCGAAAGCCTTGAATCTACGCACCAATCAAGTGGTGGGAGAATGGAGCAAGCTGTACCTCAAAGCTCAGGAACTGCGCGCCAGCGGCTAGGCCCACCGAACAGTTCTGTCCATGGAGGCATGTATTCTGCTCAATGTCCCTTAGAGTGTTAGGAGGAGATTGCACGTGGGTTGGGCTTCATGCTTAAGAACAGAAGGATTTCGCCACCTCAACCCGCTAATCCTACCCATGCTAAACCATCCATCACTATGTCACTCTAAAAGCAGACTGTTGCTGGAGTTCCGCTCATGTCTCCTCCAAGCGATCACTCAGGGTCAAAATCTACGGGAAATAGCTACGAGCTAGTTTTGTCAAATTTTCCAGACGATCTAGCTAGTCGTCTGAATGTGGATCAAGTTTTTATCCTAATCGACGGCGTTTTGCCATTTGAAGCCTGCCTATACCATCAGGTTCTACCTCTGTATCTAGAAGGTAGTCGTCTACATCTGGGAATGGTCAGTCCTGATGATCAAACCGCTTCTGACTATGCAAGGCGCATCGTCTCTTATCTCAATTACTCCCTCGTTACCCAGTCTATTTCCTCGGCAGCACTGCAGGCCGTGCTATCGGCCTATCTCAACTACGTGTCGAACCGCCAGACAGGCACCGAGTCTACTGCGGCCCTCACGACTCCTCCTCCGACGGATGATTTTCAGCCACAGCCGTCGGAGGAGGAGCATCAAAGCGATCGCCAAACCCTGATTGTTGATAGTCCTGATGACCTAGAGTCCTTGGATCAGGCACAGTCTGCCATGCCATCCATCGCGCCCCCCAGACATAACAAGACGCCCCCACCCACTATCAGTCCTCCAGTTACGCCATCCCCAGTCGTGCCGTCCCCAAATCCAACTGCGCCTTCTCCAGTGATGCGGCCTCCGACGCCGACACCCTCCGCTGCTGGAGAATCGCCTCCCATTTCCGCAGCGCGGCGGGCATCCCTGCTCAATAACTTGCCGGTTTTGCACCTGAACCCACAGCATCGCAATAGTCCTGTGGACGTTTTACGCACGTTACCGCCTCAACAACTCCTGCAAGAGTTGCTGGGACGCATTTTGGAAGACGGCATTGGGCGTCTATATTTTGAGCG is a window of Candidatus Obscuribacterales bacterium DNA encoding:
- a CDS encoding dipeptide epimerase, whose protein sequence is MQIQVDTFTVHKRFALTISRGTTSTSTNLWLRLRADGLEGWGEAAPFSIGDHHQTTEDLTAGLARLAPLLDKRSPFDLMALEQAMDQVALPSAARAALDMARHDWIGKRIGLPIWQLWGGDRHQIPPTSVTIGISSPEAAQQRLQHWLQSAPVGAVKVKLGNAAGLDADQAMFSALQAIAPPGLKWSVDANGGWSLTDALTMSRWLAERGVTYLEQPLDAGQEADLPMLYERSPLPIFVDESCFTSVDIPALADRVHGINIKLMKSGGLTEALRMVHTARACGLQIMLGCYSDSSLSNTAAAQLAPFATHLDLDSHLNLVDDPFMGATLTEGILSPNNQPGLGVERSPLVDLAIA
- a CDS encoding ABC transporter substrate-binding protein is translated as MSDLWYPSRRIVHLSRRRLLQYGAITLGTSVLAACTGNQPTSTEPTPEAAPEAAASGDLTPLTFGTNWYAQGEHGGYYQAVATGIYEDYGLDVTIQMGGPQVNGTQLLMGGAIDFFMGYASDAIAAVAENIPKITVAAIFQKDPQVLLAHPDTGVTSLEDLKGRPIFISSAANVTYWPFLEAKYGFTEDQKRPYNFNPGPFLADTTSAQQGYLSSEPLKVSQEGGFDPVVFLLADYGYNPYATTIETRRELVDSDPDLVQRFVDASIKGWYSYFEDPAPANELIKQDNPEMSDEQLAYSHEKMQEYGIVLSGDAETLGIGAMTEERWQTFFESLVEAGIHDADLDYTQAFTLDFVNKGTDYYLNS
- the grxC gene encoding glutaredoxin 3 — protein: MTATVEIYTWSTCPFCIRAKMLLERKGIDYTEFCIDGDEAARGEMAARAHGRRSLPQIFINDQHVGGCDDLHDLERQGQLDTMLQVA
- a CDS encoding HetZ-related protein 2, with the protein product MPLAEELMQSWRSRLEADCSDQPPASRESIIRWLFGADLERFDSFGREDLAIAQQAMDYRYRILQQRYLRVHQAQAYKQLLQRLGSLFLIRSKIRTWVALSRDRHRTVMDVLQEVIQEMIQSDRYMGQQMRWISECTPSSRLRNALMLASVEEYCLRPIRNQPLLVYRFVNYLRRSQRAGMTQVPSGDLIRLVSEEITPDDSDNPVSLLDNQAIADYQDQQVWTEQQVLRDQVKHQFADYLREQVDPLAAQWLELYLEGQSQEAIATMLKVPIKQIYRLREKISYHAVRVFGLKHNPDMVMAWLGTSLKEHSLGLTPEQWTIYWDDLSPTQRRLLELLKADQTTEAIAKALNLRTNQVVGEWSKLYLKAQELRASG
- a CDS encoding DUF1611 domain-containing protein, which translates into the protein MLTPQHRVAILMHDGIKTGRGKTGISLLRYGQMPVVVVIDHQTAGQSLADWTGIQRPTPIVASVNDALAYQPDVLAIGIAPSGGSLPEPLRQEVRTALSAGLSVVNGLHTSLADDPELQSLLTPSQWIWDVRREPQGLSVGSGQARSLPSRRILAVGTDMAVGKMSAGIELHQAALSTGLRSAFVATGQTGLMLGYGGVALDAVRIDFASGAVEQAVLSQGQDCDLVWIEGQGSFFNPASTATLPLLRGSQPTHLVLVHRAGLTHIHNLPQVLIPPLSSVVQIYEAVAAAGGAFTAPKIVAVALNTFGLTESDARQAIADVQDETQLPCTDVIRFGSAPILDAILATEPAR
- the gshB gene encoding glutathione synthase, which encodes MKFAFIIDPIERLDPGHDTSVALMEAAQQLGHDVWVTTAAELSVAGGQAYATLTPVTLTPVDLVEGRWVAATPWYTLGDRQRLPLTEMAAVFMRTDPPVTIPYLYATYVLDAVDPSQTLVVNSPAGLRAANEKMYALQFTEAIPDTIVSSDKDVIRDFVEQQGAGVLKPLGGKAGEGILFLESSDRNFNSLIEISTQRGQYPVMVQTYLPAAKEGDKRIIVLNGDPIGAVNRIPTGKEFRGNMAVGGRVAAVEITDRELDICRQLAPTLQRDGLFFVGIDIIGGYLTEVNVTSPTGIREIDRLNDVRLGHQVMDWVIHRVKELRSH